A window of the Fulvia fulva chromosome 3, complete sequence genome harbors these coding sequences:
- a CDS encoding Ornithine aminotransferase, translated as MGSICDPIVTAMENNRAASSAIALAAETDCSALNYLSLPIVFARAQGADVWDPEGKHYLDFHAASTALNHGHCHPKLVATLIDQAQRLTLTSRAFHNDVWPVFATYATKKFGYQRILPSSTGAEAAETAIKVARKWAYKVKGVPLDQAIVLGAAGNHHGRTIATVSLASDQMSRENYGPLVPNISCYIPGSTQIIEYNDKTALRKAFKAAGPSLAAFFVEPIQGDAGVIVADDEYLQEARALCDEHNALLVCDEIQTGIGRTGRLLGHYWSGIRPDMVLLGKTMTGGMYPASCVLADDEILLSVEPGTHGSTYGGNPLGAAIAMRALQVLDEDHLVERADRLGNVVRAGLRKIQARNPIIQTVRGRGLLNAFVIDQTKTNGHTGIELCELMTSKGLLLKSSRTGIIRISPPLVVTDEQIERALGMISECIDELPHLP; from the exons ATGGGCTCAATCTGCGATCCCATCGTTACAGCGATGGAGAATAATCGTGCTGCGAGCAGTGCCATCGCTCTTGCTGCCGAGACAGATTGTTCTGCCCTCAATTACCTTTCCCTTCCCATCGTCTTCGCCCGAGCACAAGGTGCTGATGTCTGGGATCCCGAAGGCAAACACTATCTCGACTTCCATGCCGCGTCGACAGCCTTGAACCACGGTCACTGCCACCCGAAGTTGGTTGCCACGTTAATCGATCAAGCGCAACGACTTACCCTCACTTCTCGAGCATTTCACAACGATGTATGGCCCGTGTTCGCAACATATGCTACAAAGAAGTTTGGCTATCAAAGAATATTGCCCTCGAGCACAGGGGCGGAGGCAGCGGAGACGGCGATTAAAGTGGCTCGGAAGTGGGCATACAAGGTGAAGGGCGTGCCTCTTGATCAGGCTATCGTTCTTGGTGCTGCTGGGAACCATCATGGTCGAACG ATTGCTACTGTATCCCTAGCATCGGATCAGATGTCACGAGAAAACTATGGCCCTCTGGTCCCAAACATAAGCTGCTACATCCCGGGCAGCACCCAGATCATCGAGTACAACGACAAGACTGCTTTAAGAAAAGCTTTCAAAGCAGCTGGCCCCTCTCTCGCTGCCTTTTTTGTTGAGCCTATTCAAGGGGATGCAGGAGTCATCGTAGCAGACGACGAGTATCTACAAGAGGCCCGTGCGCTTTGCGACGAACACAATGCTCTTCTGGTCTGCGACGAGATACAGACTGGCATTGGAAGGACCGGGAGACTACTCGGTCACTACTGGAGTGGTATACGACCGGATATGGTTTTGCTGGGCAAAACGATGACTGGAGGTATGTATCCTGCGTCATGCGTTCTGGCAGATGACGAGATTCTGCTCAGCGTTGAGCCTGGCACGCATGGTTCTACATATGGTGGTAATCCGCTGGGTGCTGCGATTGCCATGCGTGCCCTTCAGGTCTTAGATGAAGACCACTTGGTCGAGCGTGCAGACCGTCTTGGAAATGTTGTGCGAGCCGGGCTCCGAAAGATCCAGGCACGAAATCCCATAATACAAACAGTACGCGGCAGAGGACTCTTAAATGCCTTCGTAATTGACCAGACGAAGACGAATGGCCACACTGGCATCGAGTTGTGTGAGCTTATGACGAGTAAAGGACTCTTG CTCAAGTCCAGTCGTACAGGTATTATACGGATATCACCGCCGCTGGTCGTCACCGACGAGCAGATTGAGAGGGCTCTGGGGATGATCAGCGAGTGCATCGACGAGCTACCACATCTACCGTGA
- a CDS encoding Acyl-CoA ligase oryP: MPSLQRFSLPDDVLYSKLLTVASQQGDRSIVDDRICGTHFGYLDILHGTAKLKHELEQSLDLSVLGKRGDFFVALLAPAGFEFIVGVLATLALGGVIVPVPIGALPAEAAYVIRHCQAQILLAGPEQAQLVAEIQAENPTPSLAIPGQAENTNTLPLVTSYVLDRSLAVTEDTPSILFFTSGTTGPPKGVLHARRTINKYARDPTIERLDEVCLLPRGAFWSIYFTKLFQMLLLGVRIEINNFGRNYDLIWEKLRQKIGTKIVLSPTFWYGMMTHYNSNIAGLDDSRRMEYVDGLRYLRDACMTGAMPSVRLKEFWKDLRGGRPLKVLYGTTETQEIAVVHEDDYSLEADLGTPLANVTIKLSGGDQGEVLVKTPSLFLGYLHSIAESTRRFDSEGYFRTGDLAFRQNGRIVLTGRANMDLFKFYTYKVPRLQVENRLLALPYLQEGYIMPVEDPQCDTRVAALVRKTDRTAKVDLERIRRDLNVDLPAYQLPTVLRVLEDNEVVPRTWSDKTAMAKAVHLFFPLDTEQRLMVSRLEVMDISEFMKATTEKMWDLSGMR; this comes from the exons ATGCCATCTCTACAGCGCTTCAGCTTACCAGACGACGTGCTCTACTCCAAGTTGCTTACCGTCGCTTCGCAGCAAGGCGATCGTTCCATTGTCGATGATCGCATTTGTGGTACCCATTTTGGTTATCTTGATATTTTGCATGGTACAGCTAAGCTGAAACATGAACTGGAGCAGTCTCTCGACCTGTCTGTGCTGGGGAAGCGTGGAGACTTCTTCGTAGCTCTCCTGGCGCCTGCAGGATTCGAGTTCATTGTTGGTGTACTGGCCACTCTGGCACTAGGAGGAGTCATCGTGCCCGTTC CGATCGGAGCATTGCCGGCTGAGGCAGCATACGTTATACGCCACTGTCAAGCACAGATTCTGCTTGCAGGACCTGAACAAGCTCAGCTTGTGGCAGAGATACAGGCAGAGAATCCGACTCCCTCACTGGCGATACCAGGTCAGGCTGAAAACACCAACACCCTTCCGCTAGTTACATCCTACGTCTTAGACAGGTCTCTAGCTGTCACTGAGGATACGCCAAGCATTCTCTTCTTTACCTCAGGCACCACAGGACCTCCTAAAGGAGTTCTGCATGCTCGTCGCACGATCAACAAGTATGCTCGTGATCCCACGATTGAGCGTCTTGACGAGGTCTGTCTGCTGCCAAGGGGAGCGTTCTGGTCCATCTACTTCACCAAGCTCTTTCAGATGCTTCTCCTGGGCGTTCGTATCGAGATCAACAACTTTGGCCGCAACTATGATCTGATTTGGGAGAAGCTGCGTCAGAAGATCGGCACTAAGATCGTCCTGAGTCCAACGTTCTGGTATGGTATGATGACGCATTACAACTCGAACATAGCCGGTCTGGACGATTCAAGAAGGATGGAATATGTCGATGGCTTGAGATACCTGAGAGATGCATGTATGACGGGCGCCATGCCGTCCGTCAGATTGAAGGAGTTTTGGAAAGATCTCAGGGGTGGCAGACCGCTCAAAGTCTTGTATGGCACCACTGAGACACAAGAGATCGCGGTCGTTCACGAAGATGACTACTCATTGGAG GCTGACCTGGGAACGCCACTTGCCAACGTCACCATCAAGTTGTCTGGTGGAGATCAAGGGGAGGTCCTGGTCAAAACTCCATCTCTCTTCTTAGG CTACCTGCATTCGATCGCAGAGTCCACACGAAGGTTCGACTCGGAAGGCTACTTCAGGACCGGTGACCTTGCATTCCGACAGAACGGACGTATTGTTCTCACAGGACGAGCAAACATGGATT TGTTCAAATTCTACACATACAAGGTGCCTCGATTGCAGGTCGAGAATCGTCTCCTCGCCCTCCCATATCTGCAGGAAGGCTACATAATGCCCGTGGAAGATCCCCAATGTGACACCAGAGTGGCAGCATTGGTACGAAAAACAGATCGCACCGCCAAAGTTGACTTGGAACGAATCCGAAGGGACTTGAATGTGGATCTACCAGCGTATCAATTGCCGACTGTGCTTCGTGTCTTGGAAGACAACGAGGTAGTGCCACGTACGTGGTCAGACAAAACGGCTATGGCGAAGGCGGTCCATCTCTTCTTTCCCCTGGATACTGAGCAACGTTTGATGGTATCCAGACTCGAAGTCATGGACATCAGTGAATTCATGAAAGCAACCACAGAGAAGATGTGGGACTTATCTGGGATGCGGTAG